In Dermatophilus congolensis, a genomic segment contains:
- a CDS encoding o-succinylbenzoate synthase, with translation MHSSVPSLRSACVSSWPTLAELLDASCVVRIPMNTRFRGVTHREAMLFRGPAGWGEWSPFVEYGPAESSRWLAAAIEAAWCGWPEPVREVVPVNATVPAVPASRVPDILDRYDGFAAVKVKVAEQGQSLAEDVDRVAAVRDYVGADVPVRLDANAGWDVRTAVEAIAVLSRYSLEYVEQPVAEVDDLARLRRALVTAGCSVRIAADESIRKAEDPLRVARAEAADLIVVKVAPLGGVRRALEIAEQVGLPTVVSSALDTSVGIGAGVALAAALPELEFACGLGTVALLAGDVSRSSLVPRGGVLPVGSVEVDSGLVEQFEAPVERLQWWHQRLGSAYRYVCDSPGL, from the coding sequence ATGCATTCTTCTGTGCCTTCGCTGCGTTCTGCGTGTGTGTCTTCTTGGCCAACTTTGGCGGAATTGCTTGATGCCTCGTGTGTGGTCCGTATTCCTATGAACACGCGTTTCCGTGGGGTGACTCATCGGGAGGCCATGCTTTTTCGAGGGCCTGCTGGCTGGGGGGAATGGTCGCCTTTTGTGGAGTATGGCCCGGCGGAGTCCTCACGGTGGTTGGCTGCGGCGATTGAGGCTGCCTGGTGCGGCTGGCCTGAACCGGTTCGTGAAGTTGTTCCGGTTAATGCCACGGTTCCAGCTGTGCCAGCTAGTCGAGTGCCGGACATTCTCGATCGTTATGACGGGTTCGCTGCAGTGAAGGTCAAGGTGGCTGAGCAGGGGCAGAGCCTAGCTGAGGATGTGGATAGGGTTGCAGCGGTCCGGGATTATGTTGGAGCGGATGTTCCGGTGCGTCTAGATGCTAACGCGGGTTGGGATGTGCGCACTGCGGTGGAGGCTATTGCTGTGTTGTCGCGGTACAGCCTTGAATATGTAGAGCAGCCTGTGGCTGAGGTGGATGATTTGGCGCGTCTTCGTCGCGCTCTTGTAACGGCGGGTTGCAGTGTGCGTATCGCTGCTGATGAGTCGATCCGTAAGGCGGAAGATCCTTTACGAGTTGCTCGTGCTGAGGCCGCTGATCTCATTGTGGTCAAGGTGGCGCCGTTGGGGGGTGTGCGCCGTGCTCTTGAGATTGCTGAGCAGGTGGGATTGCCGACTGTGGTGAGTAGTGCTTTGGATACTTCGGTTGGTATTGGGGCTGGGGTGGCGCTTGCGGCTGCGCTTCCAGAGCTTGAGTTTGCGTGTGGTTTAGGCACGGTTGCGTTGCTGGCTGGGGATGTATCGCGTAGTTCATTGGTGCCTAGAGGGGGTGTGCTTCCGGTGGGGTCTGTGGAGGTGGATTCAGGTTTGGTGGAGCAGTTTGAGGCGCCCGTGGAGCGGCTGCAGTGGTGGCATCAACGGCTGGGGAGCGCTTATCGCTATGTGTGTGATTCTCCAGGACTTTGA
- a CDS encoding MFS transporter produces MNATNTTPPVGYQGTEKLLWGIVLAVITFWLFAGTAGTVAPAIMADVNAGGVQHVDASAMNLAVSITALFSGLFIVLMGGTADKVGRVKITQVGIIAGIIGSALLLFAAGPAALPLLLVGRAIQGFSAACIMPASMALVKSYWDGPARQRAVSMWSIGSWGGSGLAALFGGFVVQYVGWRGIFAASIVISVIAFVMILGTPENKVAHTGQRAAFDIVGLLLFIVGTLSLMIVLLFGKKLGWGSPTVLGLAVLALLAWGTFVFVERGKANPFIDFALFKNTTFTGATLSNFLLNATIGMLIVSQQLIQLAGRKADGTAYTAWDAGLLTIGYGVFIIAFIRVGEKLLQRFGPRKPMLWGTFIVIAACLLLMMTHVLIGQYVIMAIIAYCLFGFGLAFYATPSTDAALSNLPAAQAGSGAGIYKMASSLGGAIGAAVSLAVFTAMTSVPADIVGHVLHMQGRADNMSLRQAGMIALGVNLVFLLLAIISIVMTVPKGIGRKDQSQPEGSAAPAPQPTLDEEKAAVLGRLSELPLSSLKDLEGRAYKK; encoded by the coding sequence ATGAATGCCACTAACACCACCCCACCGGTGGGTTATCAAGGCACGGAAAAGCTCCTTTGGGGCATCGTGCTTGCTGTCATCACGTTTTGGTTGTTCGCTGGAACAGCTGGCACGGTGGCTCCGGCCATCATGGCTGACGTTAATGCTGGCGGAGTCCAACACGTCGATGCATCAGCGATGAACTTGGCAGTGAGTATCACTGCCCTGTTCTCAGGCCTGTTTATTGTCCTCATGGGTGGAACGGCCGACAAGGTTGGCCGAGTCAAGATCACCCAGGTCGGAATCATTGCGGGCATCATCGGGTCTGCGCTGCTGCTGTTTGCTGCAGGGCCTGCCGCGTTGCCATTGCTCCTGGTGGGGCGTGCCATCCAGGGATTCTCTGCAGCCTGCATCATGCCTGCCTCGATGGCGCTTGTGAAGTCTTACTGGGATGGCCCGGCACGACAACGTGCAGTATCAATGTGGTCTATCGGTAGCTGGGGTGGTTCTGGTCTTGCTGCTCTTTTCGGTGGGTTTGTTGTTCAGTACGTTGGTTGGCGCGGCATTTTTGCTGCCTCGATTGTTATTTCAGTGATCGCGTTCGTCATGATCTTGGGGACTCCCGAAAACAAGGTCGCTCACACTGGCCAGCGAGCCGCGTTCGACATCGTGGGTCTTCTCTTGTTCATCGTCGGCACGTTGTCGCTCATGATCGTGCTGCTTTTCGGTAAGAAGCTCGGTTGGGGTAGCCCCACAGTCCTCGGTTTGGCAGTTCTTGCTCTTCTGGCCTGGGGGACATTCGTTTTCGTTGAGCGTGGCAAAGCTAACCCGTTCATTGATTTCGCGCTTTTCAAGAACACGACTTTCACTGGGGCCACCCTCAGTAACTTCTTGCTTAACGCCACTATTGGCATGCTCATTGTCAGCCAACAGCTCATTCAGCTCGCTGGCCGTAAAGCCGACGGGACGGCATACACCGCGTGGGATGCGGGCCTGCTCACCATTGGTTACGGCGTTTTCATCATCGCGTTCATCCGTGTCGGTGAGAAGCTGCTGCAACGGTTCGGTCCCCGCAAACCGATGCTGTGGGGAACTTTCATCGTCATCGCAGCATGCTTGCTTCTGATGATGACGCACGTACTCATTGGCCAGTACGTGATTATGGCGATCATTGCTTACTGCCTTTTCGGCTTCGGTCTGGCGTTCTACGCCACGCCATCGACTGACGCTGCTCTCTCGAATCTCCCGGCAGCGCAAGCTGGTTCAGGAGCCGGTATCTACAAAATGGCTTCCAGCCTCGGTGGCGCTATCGGTGCGGCAGTTTCTCTAGCAGTTTTCACTGCGATGACGAGCGTGCCTGCAGACATCGTTGGCCACGTCCTCCACATGCAGGGACGTGCCGACAATATGAGCTTGCGTCAAGCTGGCATGATCGCTCTGGGCGTTAACCTTGTCTTCCTTCTTTTGGCAATCATTTCGATTGTTATGACTGTTCCTAAGGGAATTGGCAGGAAAGATCAGAGCCAACCAGAAGGCAGTGCCGCTCCGGCACCACAGCCCACACTGGATGAGGAGAAAGCGGCTGTTTTAGGGCGTCTTTCTGAACTTCCGCTCTCCAGTCTTAAGGATCTTGAAGGACGTGCCTACAAGAAGTAG
- the groES gene encoding co-chaperone GroES, which translates to MSVSLKPLEDRIVVKSSEAEQTTASGLVIPDTAKEKPQEGEVLAVGPGRWNEKGDARLPLDVKVGDKVIYSKYGGTEIKVGGEEYLILSARDILAVVA; encoded by the coding sequence ATGTCGGTTTCTCTTAAGCCGCTCGAAGACCGCATCGTCGTCAAGTCCAGCGAGGCGGAGCAGACCACGGCTTCCGGCCTGGTTATTCCGGACACCGCTAAAGAAAAGCCCCAGGAGGGCGAGGTCCTGGCTGTGGGCCCGGGCCGTTGGAACGAGAAGGGTGACGCTCGTCTTCCCCTCGACGTCAAGGTCGGTGACAAGGTCATCTACAGCAAGTACGGCGGCACCGAGATCAAGGTTGGTGGCGAGGAGTACTTGATCCTGTCGGCCCGCGACATTCTGGCCGTCGTCGCCTGA
- the groL gene encoding chaperonin GroEL (60 kDa chaperone family; promotes refolding of misfolded polypeptides especially under stressful conditions; forms two stacked rings of heptamers to form a barrel-shaped 14mer; ends can be capped by GroES; misfolded proteins enter the barrel where they are refolded when GroES binds), with amino-acid sequence MAKTLEFSDSARKALERGVNALADTVKVTLGPKGRNVVLDKSWGAPTITNDGVTIAREIELEDSYENLGAQLAKEVATKTNDIAGDGTTTATVLAQAMVNEGLRNVAAGAGPAALKRGMDKAVAAVNDRLLSNAREVAGKDEVAQVASLSAQDTEIGGLIGEAFDKVGKDGVITVEESQTSSTGLEFTEGMQFDKGYLSPYFVTDTENMEAVLEDAYVLINSGKISSVQDLLPVLEKIAQSKKPLLIIAEDVEGEALSTLVVNRMREILKVIAVKAPGFGDRRKAMLQDIATLTGATVISEEVGLRLDQAELDMLGTARRVVSTKDNTTIVDGGGAQEEVDARVAQIKGEIEHTDSDWDREKLQERLAKLAGGVCVIRVGAYTEVEMKEKKHRIEDAIAATRAAIEEGIVAGGGTALLHASVAIDELGLTGDEATGANIVKKATAEPLRWIAENAGLQGYVAVAKVSELPLGQGLNAATGEYGELIGNGIIDPVKVSRSALRNAASIASMVLTTDTLVVEKKEEEPETHGHGHGHGH; translated from the coding sequence ATGGCTAAGACTCTTGAATTCAGTGACTCCGCGCGTAAAGCGTTGGAGCGGGGTGTGAACGCTCTTGCGGACACGGTCAAGGTCACGTTGGGCCCCAAGGGCCGCAATGTGGTTCTGGACAAGTCGTGGGGCGCTCCCACGATTACGAACGACGGTGTGACGATCGCTCGCGAGATTGAGCTGGAGGACTCGTACGAGAACCTCGGTGCTCAGCTGGCCAAAGAGGTCGCCACCAAGACGAACGACATCGCTGGTGATGGCACCACGACCGCAACGGTTTTGGCGCAGGCTATGGTGAACGAGGGCCTGCGTAACGTGGCTGCCGGTGCTGGCCCGGCTGCGTTGAAGCGCGGTATGGACAAGGCTGTGGCAGCGGTGAACGACCGTTTGCTCTCCAACGCCCGTGAGGTTGCTGGTAAGGACGAGGTTGCTCAGGTTGCTTCCTTGTCTGCTCAGGACACCGAGATCGGTGGCCTGATCGGTGAGGCTTTCGACAAGGTCGGTAAAGACGGCGTGATCACGGTGGAGGAGTCGCAGACTTCTTCCACAGGCCTTGAATTCACCGAAGGTATGCAGTTCGACAAGGGCTACCTCTCCCCGTACTTCGTGACGGACACCGAAAACATGGAGGCCGTCCTGGAGGACGCCTACGTGTTGATTAACAGCGGCAAAATCTCTTCGGTGCAGGATTTGCTTCCGGTTCTGGAGAAAATCGCCCAGTCCAAGAAGCCGCTGCTCATCATCGCCGAGGACGTTGAGGGCGAAGCCCTGTCTACGCTGGTTGTTAACCGCATGCGCGAGATCCTGAAGGTCATTGCGGTTAAGGCCCCCGGTTTCGGTGACCGTCGTAAGGCAATGCTGCAGGACATCGCTACTTTGACGGGCGCGACTGTCATCAGCGAAGAGGTTGGTCTGCGTTTGGACCAGGCCGAGTTGGACATGCTCGGTACTGCTCGTCGTGTCGTTTCCACCAAGGACAACACCACCATCGTTGATGGTGGCGGCGCACAGGAGGAGGTTGATGCTCGCGTTGCCCAGATCAAGGGCGAAATCGAGCACACGGACTCTGACTGGGACCGCGAGAAGCTGCAGGAACGCCTGGCCAAGCTTGCTGGTGGCGTCTGCGTGATCCGCGTCGGTGCATACACCGAGGTGGAGATGAAGGAAAAGAAGCACCGCATCGAAGACGCGATCGCCGCAACTCGCGCTGCGATCGAGGAGGGCATTGTCGCCGGTGGTGGCACGGCTCTGCTGCACGCTTCTGTTGCCATCGATGAGCTGGGTCTGACCGGTGACGAGGCCACTGGCGCGAACATCGTGAAGAAGGCCACGGCTGAGCCGCTGCGCTGGATCGCTGAGAACGCAGGTCTGCAGGGCTACGTCGCTGTGGCGAAGGTCTCCGAACTTCCGCTCGGTCAGGGCCTGAACGCTGCGACGGGCGAGTACGGCGAGCTCATCGGCAACGGCATCATCGACCCGGTGAAGGTTTCCCGCTCGGCGCTGCGTAACGCCGCATCGATTGCTTCCATGGTTCTGACCACTGACACGCTCGTGGTGGAGAAGAAGGAAGAAGAGCCCGAGACCCACGGTCACGGCCACGGACACGGCCACTGA
- a CDS encoding phosphotransacetylase family protein yields the protein MQRRILVVPAGHREPVTPVCLGLVQALSETRVNVAYAKPIAQEFSKGNEDQSVEVFRLVTRLRPPQPVTSDTAMRNYAMYGSDTMLSSALFEMRDVLAHEAVVFEGLSPIRGTSLTNQFNEEFAVGVDADVLLVATAAEGLAEVVDHVAMAARPFTDRRPGRVIGVVIVGIQDDDKGLLGDVQRDLEARNLQVVAAVPHSPQLERLRVRDIVHQLRLTVVSEGDMDRRVEHTMIAAQGMPGVVDRTAEAGRFVITPGDRPDVLMTAALAEIKGVRPAGVLLTSGLLPSENVMSLCAPALEAGMPLLATDDFTYEAASAVNGIQMQIPADDEERAQMTKQTYAEAFSTEWLRGLQENEQPRRATYIQLRASVMERLGTKRYATALPGPVTVDMLRSARALLDFGMATCLFVGSTEQIGEVAALHHIPMPDAAQIIDVASPAPEVVRYLAAKRGVEEQVAVRDLADPLTYSMVLLAMEEVQSVVGDRIDTGSDLVRLADELIGLSPGVTSVGTSTYLLDKESIQIYAGPAYGENATVEQIVISAELAADRAISLGIYPTVTFVSEGDCSAGTLELMTQCRDLLVTRRPDLAVAEPIQLKEFFDRPLEGGVRSGGGSVGNASVLVFHSTQAREQALREAQRHVEGSRVGPLLNGYAKPFAGLPQRGGGPEITDTIGLTAVLTDRA from the coding sequence ATGCAACGACGGATTCTCGTGGTACCCGCCGGTCATCGGGAGCCTGTGACTCCTGTGTGTCTAGGCCTGGTTCAGGCGCTGTCCGAGACGCGTGTGAATGTGGCTTATGCCAAACCCATTGCGCAGGAGTTCAGCAAGGGTAACGAGGATCAATCTGTTGAGGTGTTTCGGTTGGTGACGCGGTTGCGTCCGCCACAGCCGGTTACTTCTGATACCGCGATGCGTAATTACGCCATGTATGGCAGTGACACTATGCTGTCTTCGGCGCTTTTTGAGATGCGTGATGTTTTGGCGCATGAAGCGGTGGTTTTTGAGGGGCTTTCCCCTATTCGCGGGACTTCTTTGACGAATCAGTTCAATGAAGAGTTTGCCGTGGGTGTTGATGCTGATGTGCTTCTTGTTGCCACAGCTGCCGAGGGTTTGGCCGAAGTTGTTGATCATGTCGCGATGGCTGCGCGTCCTTTTACTGACCGTCGCCCAGGCCGGGTTATTGGCGTTGTCATTGTCGGTATTCAGGATGATGACAAGGGGCTGCTGGGTGATGTTCAGCGTGATCTTGAAGCCCGGAATTTGCAGGTTGTTGCTGCTGTTCCGCATAGTCCTCAGCTTGAGCGTTTGCGGGTGCGTGACATTGTTCATCAGCTGCGTCTGACGGTTGTTTCTGAGGGCGATATGGATCGTCGTGTTGAGCACACGATGATCGCTGCTCAAGGTATGCCAGGTGTTGTGGACCGTACCGCTGAGGCGGGGCGTTTTGTCATCACCCCTGGTGATCGTCCGGATGTTCTTATGACTGCTGCTCTTGCTGAGATTAAGGGGGTTCGTCCAGCGGGTGTGCTTCTGACGAGCGGTCTTTTGCCTAGCGAGAATGTGATGAGTTTGTGTGCGCCAGCGTTGGAGGCGGGTATGCCTTTGTTGGCGACGGATGACTTCACGTATGAGGCGGCTTCGGCGGTGAACGGCATCCAGATGCAGATTCCCGCTGATGACGAAGAGCGTGCACAGATGACGAAACAGACGTATGCCGAAGCGTTTTCTACTGAGTGGCTCCGCGGTTTGCAGGAGAATGAGCAGCCACGTCGCGCTACATATATTCAGTTGCGGGCTTCGGTGATGGAGCGGTTGGGTACTAAGCGTTACGCCACAGCTTTGCCTGGTCCTGTCACTGTCGACATGCTCCGTTCTGCCCGGGCGTTGCTCGATTTCGGTATGGCTACGTGTTTGTTTGTTGGGTCTACTGAGCAAATTGGTGAGGTTGCTGCTCTTCACCACATCCCTATGCCTGATGCGGCGCAGATCATTGATGTTGCAAGCCCTGCTCCTGAGGTTGTGCGCTATTTGGCGGCTAAACGTGGTGTTGAGGAACAGGTGGCTGTCCGAGATTTGGCTGATCCGCTTACTTACTCCATGGTTTTGCTTGCGATGGAGGAAGTGCAGTCTGTGGTGGGTGACCGTATCGATACCGGTTCGGATTTGGTGCGTTTGGCTGACGAACTTATCGGTTTGTCTCCTGGAGTTACTTCGGTGGGGACCAGTACGTATCTTCTCGATAAGGAGTCCATCCAGATTTATGCTGGCCCTGCCTATGGGGAGAACGCCACGGTTGAGCAGATTGTGATTTCGGCTGAGCTGGCGGCTGATCGCGCTATTTCTTTGGGTATTTACCCGACGGTTACGTTCGTTTCTGAGGGGGATTGTTCTGCAGGAACTCTTGAGTTGATGACTCAGTGCCGGGACCTTCTTGTTACTCGACGTCCTGATTTGGCTGTTGCAGAGCCGATTCAGCTTAAAGAGTTCTTTGACCGTCCGCTTGAGGGGGGTGTGCGTTCTGGTGGTGGTTCTGTTGGTAATGCTTCGGTTCTTGTGTTCCATTCGACTCAGGCTCGAGAGCAAGCGCTGCGTGAGGCCCAACGGCATGTTGAGGGTAGCCGGGTTGGCCCGTTGCTGAATGGTTACGCCAAGCCATTTGCGGGGTTGCCGCAGCGTGGTGGTGGCCCAGAGATTACGGACACGATCGGTTTAACGGCGGTTCTCACGGATCGCGCCTGA
- a CDS encoding amidohydrolase, translating to MSIADITAKVPALAEMQETLYKHLHENPELSMVETETRALIVGKLTEYGYDVKEVGGGVVGVLANGQGRTVLFRADIDALPVQEATGLDYASTKVMKDQDGIEQPVMHACGHDMHVVAGLGAAQLLAEHKDTWSGTYIALFQPAEETAQGAQSMVNAGLIEAIPKPDVCLGQHVLASPVAGKVAVASGPILSTAVSAKVTVYGKGSHGSMPHLGVDPVLLASSIVVRLQSVVAREIAPGDFGVITVGALQAGQKANIIPDRAELRINFRAYSEDIRDQLVEAMERIVKSECEASRSPKEPEFEYSDSYPLTDNDEQAALAVTEALREGLGAERVEYMLPVTASEDFSNIPRAFDVPYVYWGLGGYTEGSPVYPNHNPSFAPAIQPTLTTGTEAAVSAVLGFLRKA from the coding sequence GTGTCTATCGCTGATATCACCGCCAAGGTTCCGGCATTAGCTGAAATGCAGGAGACTCTTTACAAGCACCTCCATGAGAACCCTGAACTTTCTATGGTCGAGACTGAAACTCGTGCACTCATTGTGGGCAAGCTCACTGAGTACGGTTACGACGTCAAGGAAGTTGGCGGCGGCGTGGTGGGAGTCCTGGCGAATGGTCAGGGGCGCACCGTCTTGTTCCGTGCAGATATCGATGCTCTTCCCGTGCAGGAAGCAACCGGCCTTGACTACGCCTCAACAAAGGTCATGAAAGACCAGGACGGCATCGAACAGCCCGTTATGCACGCGTGCGGTCATGACATGCATGTCGTCGCTGGCCTTGGCGCTGCCCAGCTGCTTGCCGAGCATAAAGACACCTGGAGCGGTACATACATTGCCCTCTTCCAGCCTGCAGAAGAAACTGCTCAAGGCGCCCAATCCATGGTGAATGCCGGACTCATTGAAGCGATTCCAAAGCCCGATGTGTGTCTAGGGCAACATGTTTTGGCTTCTCCCGTAGCTGGCAAAGTAGCGGTCGCGTCCGGGCCGATCCTGTCAACCGCTGTGTCTGCCAAAGTTACTGTGTACGGAAAAGGCTCCCACGGATCAATGCCGCACTTGGGAGTTGACCCGGTCTTGCTGGCCTCCTCCATCGTTGTGCGTTTGCAGTCAGTGGTGGCCCGCGAGATTGCCCCCGGCGATTTCGGAGTCATCACCGTCGGTGCGCTACAGGCCGGACAAAAAGCCAACATCATTCCTGATCGTGCTGAGCTGCGGATCAACTTCCGTGCTTACTCCGAGGACATCCGGGACCAGCTCGTTGAGGCGATGGAACGCATCGTCAAATCCGAATGCGAGGCTTCGCGCAGCCCCAAAGAACCAGAGTTTGAGTACTCCGACAGTTATCCGCTCACCGACAACGATGAACAGGCTGCCCTGGCTGTCACCGAAGCTCTTCGTGAAGGACTGGGGGCCGAGCGTGTTGAGTACATGCTTCCCGTCACTGCTTCAGAAGATTTCAGCAATATTCCTCGCGCTTTCGACGTGCCCTACGTCTATTGGGGTCTCGGTGGATATACCGAAGGTTCCCCGGTTTATCCGAACCACAACCCGAGTTTCGCGCCAGCTATCCAACCGACGCTGACCACCGGCACTGAAGCTGCCGTTTCGGCGGTCCTTGGATTCCTCCGCAAAGCGTGA
- a CDS encoding THUMP-like domain-containing protein: MDLATVHQLASPQGWSLLAALPPYDENHATALNTELRNAGYPADLIAAALTQSRLRAKAADKFGEFADGMLFTPDALEQATRLEIAAHHAHRYVRANIHHIHDLGCGIGSDAMTFASLGIAVTAIDADPATAALAALNLRHFPHAEAHTGLAEDTPLPTDTTHTGIWLDPARRDTTHSTSSGKATRLHNLDTISPPWSFVESVAAQIPATGAKLSPAFPRNRIPAGTQAEWTSLHGDVLECAIWWGPLAEQPGRTATILGNHPPIHVHQNDTPTTHSYATTLPSEGTHLYEPDKAIIAADLTGALTTAVDGTELAPHVGYVASPNRTELPWATRYTVIAAMKPNPKHVRAWLRKRGSGRLTLKRRGGRITPETFRRELKLDGHGPETIGILTSVADSPAFLIVERDCTTTQ, encoded by the coding sequence ATGGACCTCGCCACAGTGCACCAACTCGCCTCACCCCAAGGATGGAGCCTGCTGGCCGCCCTCCCCCCATACGACGAAAACCACGCCACCGCCCTCAACACCGAACTACGCAACGCCGGCTACCCCGCCGACCTCATCGCCGCCGCACTCACCCAATCCCGCCTACGCGCCAAAGCAGCCGACAAATTCGGCGAATTCGCCGACGGCATGCTCTTCACTCCCGACGCCCTCGAACAAGCCACCCGCCTAGAAATCGCCGCACACCACGCACACCGCTACGTACGCGCCAACATCCACCACATCCACGACCTCGGCTGCGGCATCGGCTCCGACGCCATGACCTTCGCCAGCCTGGGCATCGCTGTCACCGCCATCGACGCAGACCCCGCCACCGCAGCCCTAGCCGCCCTCAACCTGCGCCACTTCCCCCACGCCGAAGCACACACAGGCCTCGCCGAAGACACCCCCCTACCCACTGACACCACCCACACCGGCATTTGGCTCGATCCAGCCCGCCGCGACACCACCCACAGCACCTCCAGCGGCAAAGCCACCCGCCTGCACAACCTCGACACCATCAGCCCACCGTGGTCCTTCGTCGAATCCGTCGCCGCTCAGATCCCAGCCACCGGTGCCAAACTCTCCCCCGCATTCCCCCGCAACCGAATCCCTGCCGGAACCCAAGCCGAATGGACCTCCCTGCACGGCGATGTCCTCGAATGCGCCATCTGGTGGGGCCCCCTGGCCGAACAACCCGGCCGAACCGCCACCATCTTGGGCAACCACCCACCCATCCACGTTCATCAAAACGACACACCCACCACCCACTCCTACGCCACCACACTCCCCAGCGAAGGAACACACCTCTACGAACCCGACAAAGCCATCATCGCCGCCGACCTCACCGGCGCCCTCACCACCGCCGTCGACGGAACCGAGCTAGCCCCTCACGTCGGCTACGTCGCCTCACCCAACCGCACCGAACTGCCTTGGGCCACCCGATACACCGTCATCGCCGCCATGAAACCCAACCCCAAACACGTCCGAGCCTGGCTACGCAAACGCGGCAGCGGACGACTCACTCTCAAACGACGCGGAGGACGCATCACCCCCGAAACATTCCGCCGCGAACTCAAACTCGATGGGCACGGCCCTGAAACCATCGGCATCTTGACCAGTGTCGCGGACAGCCCAGCTTTCCTGATCGTCGAACGCGACTGCACCACCACTCAATAA
- a CDS encoding NUDIX hydrolase gives MPIPEHVARLRAKVGHDLLWLPGVTAVVVREGGRGVEVVLVRRSDNGEYTPVTGVVDPLEPPAVTAVREAKEEACIDVEVERLIAVRVTPVVTYPNGDQSAYVDVAFRCRWVGGVPRVGDDESSEVGWWPVTDLPPMEGRHREAIEIACRDDGEVVYD, from the coding sequence ATGCCGATCCCTGAACATGTTGCGAGGTTGCGGGCCAAGGTGGGGCACGATCTGTTGTGGCTGCCGGGTGTGACTGCTGTGGTGGTGCGTGAGGGTGGTCGGGGGGTGGAGGTGGTGTTGGTGCGTCGTTCTGATAACGGTGAGTACACCCCGGTGACTGGGGTGGTTGATCCGTTGGAACCCCCTGCGGTGACGGCGGTGCGTGAGGCGAAGGAAGAGGCGTGTATTGATGTTGAGGTTGAGCGGTTGATCGCTGTGCGAGTGACGCCGGTTGTTACTTATCCCAATGGTGATCAGTCTGCTTATGTTGATGTTGCTTTTCGGTGTCGGTGGGTAGGTGGTGTTCCGCGGGTGGGAGACGATGAGTCTTCTGAGGTGGGGTGGTGGCCGGTGACAGATCTTCCGCCGATGGAGGGTCGTCATCGTGAGGCGATTGAGATTGCGTGTCGTGATGATGGTGAGGTCGTTTACGACTGA